In one Aeromicrobium erythreum genomic region, the following are encoded:
- a CDS encoding ABC transporter substrate-binding protein — MTPLRPLLRTGAAALVLTLAAGCFAGGGSDQASDGRISVAMMQPPRSGLSPLSDDAFKLSRWSTAETLVQLDADGVAQPMLATSWQRTDDRTWTFDLRGDVTFHDGTPLTSKEVVASLQTAAQASPVPRILDGVELTVEAPDADTVVVKTAVADPLVPQRLSSPQLSILAPKAYTTKAVNPVGAGTGPFELVKVDGTSGATLDRYDDYWGEKAKASGIDARFVPDGTARAAALRTGDADVVESVPVGQVAQLDEDLVIEVPMPRTNTLYLNTTKGPFKDPTVRAAAREAIDRARLVKDVYEGRADEASGLLGPALPWAADLRSDPEYTQLLAQRAEPAKVDGVRITLGTFTDRAELPEVAVLLEQELEAAGFVVQQDVREYQFIEADALDGAFDAFILSRATVLDSGDPVAYMASDFGCDGGFNIAQLCNDDVDAALDRAAQVEPGAERQRLTMLAEAQVLGLDAAVPLLHERVIQGEAQGVSGVERDPRERDLIDADSSAGA; from the coding sequence ATGACCCCCCTTCGTCCACTACTGCGCACCGGCGCGGCCGCCCTGGTGCTCACCCTCGCCGCCGGTTGCTTCGCCGGCGGCGGCAGCGACCAGGCCAGCGACGGCCGCATCTCCGTCGCGATGATGCAGCCGCCGCGCTCCGGCCTCTCCCCGCTCAGCGACGACGCGTTCAAGCTGTCGCGCTGGAGCACCGCCGAGACGCTCGTGCAGCTCGACGCCGACGGCGTGGCGCAGCCGATGCTCGCCACCTCCTGGCAGCGCACCGACGACCGCACGTGGACGTTCGACCTGCGCGGCGACGTCACCTTCCACGACGGCACGCCGCTGACGTCGAAGGAGGTCGTGGCGTCGCTGCAGACCGCGGCCCAGGCGTCGCCCGTGCCGCGCATCCTCGACGGCGTCGAGCTCACCGTCGAGGCGCCCGACGCCGACACCGTCGTGGTGAAGACGGCCGTAGCCGACCCGCTCGTCCCCCAGCGGCTCTCGAGCCCGCAGCTGTCGATCCTCGCGCCGAAGGCGTACACGACCAAGGCCGTGAACCCGGTCGGCGCCGGCACCGGACCGTTCGAGCTGGTGAAGGTCGACGGCACGTCGGGCGCGACCCTCGACCGCTACGACGACTACTGGGGCGAGAAGGCGAAGGCGTCCGGCATCGATGCTCGCTTCGTGCCCGACGGCACCGCCCGCGCCGCCGCGCTGCGCACGGGCGACGCCGACGTCGTCGAGTCGGTGCCGGTGGGCCAGGTGGCGCAGCTCGACGAGGATCTCGTGATCGAGGTGCCCATGCCGCGCACGAACACGCTCTACCTCAACACCACGAAGGGCCCGTTCAAGGACCCGACCGTCCGCGCCGCGGCGCGCGAGGCGATCGACCGCGCCCGGCTCGTGAAGGACGTGTACGAGGGCCGCGCCGACGAGGCCAGCGGTCTGCTCGGCCCGGCGCTGCCCTGGGCGGCCGACCTGCGCTCCGACCCCGAGTACACGCAGCTCCTCGCCCAGCGCGCGGAGCCCGCGAAGGTCGACGGCGTCAGGATCACCCTCGGCACGTTCACCGACCGCGCCGAGCTGCCCGAGGTGGCGGTGCTGCTGGAGCAGGAGCTCGAGGCCGCCGGCTTCGTCGTGCAGCAGGACGTGCGCGAGTACCAGTTCATCGAGGCCGACGCGCTCGACGGAGCGTTCGACGCGTTCATCCTGTCGCGCGCCACGGTGCTCGACTCCGGCGACCCGGTGGCCTACATGGCGTCCGACTTCGGCTGCGACGGCGGCTTCAACATCGCCCAGCTCTGCAACGACGACGTCGACGCCGCGCTCGACCGCGCCGCGCAGGTGGAGCCCGGCGCTGAGCGTCAGCGCCTGACGATGCTCGCGGAGGCGCAGGTGCTGGGCCTCGACGCCGCCGTCCCGCTGCTGCACGAGCGCGTCATCCAGGGCGAGGCGCAGGGCGTGTCGGGGGTCGAGCGCGACCCGCGCGAGCGCGACCTGATCGACGCCGACAGCAGCGCCGGTGCCTGA
- a CDS encoding ABC transporter permease subunit: MPEPRPRRDAVVTAASRLLAASGLLALVGALPWLASRDPALTVLRARYADREATPEALAAVRAELGLDAGPFTLLGQWVSGLLRGDLGTSWISGRPVGPGLLDNLSVSLTLVGFSLVVAFAVATVSVTVAMRAGLRGRPSFGSGSGSVLLTALPEFLLATVLLLVGAVWLGWFPPFGWDGPGQAVLPALALGLPAGGLLGRLTATAVTAVFTEPWVTTWRGAGFTRREVATAVLRRAVPSVLPQLGLVVVGLTGGAVAVEEVFAIPGIGRALLGAAAAQDLPALQAGLLLLVVVAAVAGGAASLLARLLLGRAVRLSALSLPEPVVVLRRRDLLVPGVAGALLLVVVVAGLLGDPSTSAHPRLAPPSPGLWLGADASGRDLLARVGHGALTTVGTGLVVLVLCLLIGLAVGCLSHAATGPIEIANAAPPVLAGLVVAAIAGPSQLGAAVAVTAVSWAPLAAHTSALLREAGSQPHVAVLPVLGVGPVRRLVRHTLPAVVPAVTRHAALRLPGIVLALASLGFLGLGARPPRPEWGLVLAEGSAYVERAPWTALGPAGALVLVSVLSVGATAVLTTRRSGRAASTAA, encoded by the coding sequence GTGCCTGAGCCCCGGCCGCGCCGCGACGCCGTCGTCACGGCGGCGTCGCGGCTGCTGGCGGCGTCGGGGCTGCTCGCCCTGGTCGGTGCGCTGCCCTGGCTCGCCTCACGCGATCCAGCGCTCACGGTGCTGCGCGCCCGGTACGCCGACCGCGAGGCGACACCCGAGGCGCTGGCCGCGGTCCGCGCCGAGCTCGGCCTCGACGCCGGACCGTTCACCCTGCTGGGGCAGTGGGTGTCGGGGCTGCTGCGCGGGGACCTGGGCACGTCGTGGATCAGCGGACGTCCGGTCGGGCCGGGCCTGCTCGACAACCTGAGCGTGTCGCTCACGCTCGTGGGCTTCTCGCTCGTGGTCGCGTTCGCGGTGGCCACCGTGAGCGTCACGGTGGCGATGCGGGCCGGCCTGCGGGGGCGTCCGTCGTTCGGGTCCGGGTCGGGGTCGGTGCTGCTGACCGCCCTGCCGGAGTTCCTGCTGGCGACGGTGCTGCTGCTCGTCGGTGCCGTGTGGCTCGGCTGGTTCCCACCGTTCGGCTGGGACGGCCCGGGCCAGGCGGTGCTGCCGGCCCTGGCGCTCGGGCTGCCGGCGGGCGGTCTGCTCGGCCGACTGACGGCCACGGCGGTGACGGCCGTGTTCACCGAGCCGTGGGTGACGACGTGGCGGGGCGCCGGCTTCACCCGACGGGAGGTGGCGACGGCGGTGCTGCGTCGCGCGGTGCCGTCGGTGCTGCCGCAGCTGGGCCTCGTGGTCGTCGGGCTGACGGGCGGCGCGGTGGCGGTCGAGGAGGTCTTCGCGATCCCGGGGATCGGTCGCGCGCTGCTCGGCGCGGCCGCCGCCCAGGACCTGCCCGCCCTGCAAGCCGGGCTGCTGCTCCTCGTGGTGGTCGCCGCCGTTGCGGGCGGTGCGGCGTCGCTGCTCGCTCGCCTCCTGCTCGGCCGGGCCGTGCGGTTGTCGGCCCTGTCGCTGCCGGAGCCGGTCGTGGTGCTGCGTCGTCGCGACCTGCTCGTCCCCGGCGTGGCCGGCGCGCTGCTGCTCGTCGTCGTGGTGGCCGGGCTCCTCGGCGACCCGTCGACGTCGGCGCACCCACGCCTCGCGCCACCGTCGCCGGGGCTCTGGCTGGGCGCCGACGCCAGCGGTCGCGACCTGCTCGCGAGGGTGGGTCACGGCGCGCTCACCACCGTCGGCACGGGCCTCGTCGTGCTGGTCCTGTGCCTGCTGATCGGGCTGGCGGTCGGGTGCCTCTCGCACGCCGCCACCGGACCGATCGAGATCGCGAACGCCGCACCTCCGGTGCTCGCTGGGCTCGTCGTGGCCGCGATCGCCGGACCGTCGCAGCTGGGTGCCGCGGTGGCGGTGACGGCGGTGAGCTGGGCCCCGCTCGCCGCGCACACGTCGGCCCTGCTGCGCGAGGCAGGGTCGCAGCCGCACGTGGCCGTGCTGCCGGTGCTGGGGGTCGGGCCGGTGCGCCGGCTCGTGCGGCACACGCTGCCGGCCGTCGTGCCGGCCGTCACCCGCCACGCCGCCCTGCGGCTGCCCGGCATCGTGCTCGCCCTGGCGTCGCTCGGGTTCCTGGGGCTCGGCGCACGACCTCCTCGCCCGGAGTGGGGTCTGGTGCTCGCCGAGGGCTCCGCCTACGTCGAGCGCGCCCCGTGGACCGCACTCGGCCCCGCCGGAGCGCTGGTGCTCGTGTCCGTGCTGTCGGTGGGTGCGACGGCCGTCCTCACCACCCGCCGGAGCGGGCGCGCCGCCTCTACGGCTGCGTGA
- a CDS encoding Dabb family protein codes for MSDAYRHVVLFRLHDGTDDATRDAAVAALASLHDLPGVLEWTVRVSDDTRKGVVVVENALFESEAAFRAFQAHPRHAEAGALLRETADWWVGDYPEPRGRDADEIT; via the coding sequence GTGAGCGACGCCTACCGGCACGTCGTCCTCTTCCGGCTGCACGACGGCACCGACGACGCCACCCGCGACGCAGCCGTCGCGGCGCTCGCGAGCCTGCACGACCTGCCGGGCGTCCTCGAGTGGACCGTGCGCGTCTCCGACGACACCCGCAAGGGCGTCGTGGTCGTCGAGAACGCGCTCTTCGAGAGCGAGGCGGCGTTCCGGGCGTTCCAGGCCCACCCGCGGCACGCCGAGGCCGGAGCGCTGCTGCGCGAGACCGCCGACTGGTGGGTGGGCGACTACCCCGAACCCCGGGGCCGGGACGCCGACGAGATCACGTGA
- a CDS encoding MBL fold metallo-hydrolase — MSDMRVEHLRAAVMNPLTLPGLPAHVFLLHTDDGLVLVDTGFGTADVTDPARRFGPIRHLLRPDGDPDRTVLHQLRARGLDASDVAHVVLTHLDLDHAGGLSDFPDAAVHTTADEHAAAVTDPDLLDRTRYRPQQLEHGPRFVLHAGRGDEWRYGLTGHEVLPGVVLVPMPGHSRGHAAVAVETPDGVVVHAGDAVFDASHVSDHSPHGQRLAPVRALRAFEQTVGRDRARIRANHRELRRLASLPDVLVVPAHDRRITDELVDGAAT; from the coding sequence ATGAGCGACATGCGCGTCGAGCACCTCAGGGCAGCCGTCATGAACCCCCTCACCCTCCCCGGGCTCCCCGCACACGTCTTCCTGCTGCACACCGACGACGGACTTGTCCTCGTCGACACCGGCTTCGGCACCGCCGACGTCACCGACCCCGCGCGCCGGTTCGGGCCCATCCGCCACCTGCTGCGACCCGATGGCGACCCCGACCGCACCGTCCTGCACCAGCTGCGCGCCCGCGGGCTCGATGCGTCCGACGTCGCCCACGTCGTGCTCACCCACCTCGACCTCGACCACGCGGGCGGACTCTCCGACTTCCCCGACGCCGCCGTGCACACCACCGCCGACGAGCACGCCGCCGCCGTCACCGACCCCGACCTGCTCGACCGCACCCGCTACCGGCCGCAGCAGCTCGAGCACGGCCCCCGCTTCGTGCTGCACGCAGGCCGCGGCGACGAGTGGCGCTACGGGCTCACCGGGCACGAGGTGCTGCCCGGCGTCGTGCTCGTGCCCATGCCCGGCCACTCCCGCGGGCACGCGGCCGTCGCCGTCGAGACCCCCGACGGGGTCGTCGTACACGCGGGCGACGCGGTCTTCGACGCCAGCCACGTCAGCGACCACAGCCCCCACGGCCAGCGGCTCGCGCCCGTGCGCGCCCTCCGCGCCTTCGAGCAGACCGTCGGCCGCGACCGCGCCCGCATCCGCGCCAACCACCGCGAGCTGCGACGCCTCGCCTCCCTGCCCGACGTGCTCGTCGTCCCCGCGCACGATCGGCGCATCACCGACGAGCTCGTCGACGGCGCCGCCACGTGA
- a CDS encoding VanZ family protein, whose protein sequence is MRRSPTHVVLALAYLAALAAIAFWPTPVDQGVDVLNSWPVRWLESSFGMPRPTGYDVVQTAANVVLFVPLGWLAVALTRLSWWQVTAAGFVLSSGIEVGQALLRPERFATVSDVVANTSGALLGAVAATVALRRRVPARA, encoded by the coding sequence ATGCGCCGCTCCCCCACCCACGTCGTGCTGGCGCTCGCGTACCTGGCGGCGTTGGCGGCGATCGCGTTCTGGCCGACCCCGGTCGACCAGGGGGTGGACGTGCTGAACTCCTGGCCGGTGCGCTGGCTGGAGTCGTCGTTCGGGATGCCGCGCCCGACAGGTTACGACGTGGTGCAGACGGCGGCGAACGTCGTGCTGTTCGTGCCGCTCGGCTGGCTGGCGGTCGCGTTGACGCGGCTGTCGTGGTGGCAGGTGACGGCGGCGGGCTTCGTGCTGTCGTCGGGCATCGAGGTGGGTCAGGCGCTGCTGCGTCCGGAGCGGTTCGCGACGGTGTCGGACGTCGTCGCGAACACGTCGGGGGCGCTGCTGGGCGCGGTCGCGGCGACCGTCGCCCTGCGTCGTCGCGTGCCGGCGAGAGCCTGA